Proteins encoded by one window of Companilactobacillus ginsenosidimutans:
- a CDS encoding UDP-glucose--hexose-1-phosphate uridylyltransferase has protein sequence MDTIDKFVDQVIDSPSDFTDLDRIYVHNKVLGLIGDDAPVEAKGNQVVDLTDALIATAIKNGNIEDSASDKEILADQLMDMVTPLPSALNHTFWDLYQESPDAATNYFYQLSRDNDYIKTRAIAKNVEYEADTDFGKLEITINLSKPEKDPKAIAAARNQPENGYPLCQLCMQNEGYRGRLGYPARTNHRIIRLTLDGETWGFQYSPYAYFSEHSIFLDEVHRPMVINRQTFSILVQIVKQFPNYFVGSNADLPIVGGSMLSHEHYQGGRHDFPMMKAPVDRAIDLGVDGVEAGIVKWPMSTIRLSSSNTTALVAAAVKIHDAWKNYSDESVDVRAYTNETRHHTTTPIARKVGDQYILDIVLRDNQTSAEFPDGIFHPHQDVQHIKKENIGLIEVMGRAILPARLKTELQEVEKYLLNAHNQMVEMHRPWADAIKAKYDINENNVEKIVDQEVGKVFARVLADAGVFKWDEQGEAAFDKFVSTVKTYTA, from the coding sequence ATGGATACAATCGATAAATTTGTCGATCAAGTTATTGATTCTCCTTCAGACTTTACTGATCTAGATAGAATTTATGTACATAACAAAGTTTTAGGTTTAATCGGAGACGATGCGCCCGTTGAAGCAAAAGGTAATCAAGTTGTTGATTTAACTGATGCTTTAATAGCAACAGCAATCAAAAATGGCAACATTGAAGATTCAGCGTCAGATAAAGAGATTTTGGCAGATCAATTGATGGATATGGTCACACCACTTCCATCAGCTTTGAATCACACCTTCTGGGATTTATACCAAGAAAGTCCTGATGCTGCTACAAACTATTTTTATCAATTAAGTCGTGACAATGATTACATCAAGACTCGTGCGATTGCCAAAAATGTTGAGTACGAAGCTGATACAGATTTTGGTAAGTTAGAAATTACCATTAACTTATCAAAACCTGAAAAAGACCCTAAGGCAATTGCTGCTGCCCGTAATCAACCAGAAAATGGTTATCCTTTATGCCAATTGTGTATGCAAAATGAAGGGTACCGAGGACGTCTTGGTTATCCTGCTAGAACCAATCACCGTATCATCAGATTAACTTTAGATGGTGAAACTTGGGGATTTCAATATTCTCCATATGCATACTTCAGTGAACATTCTATTTTTCTTGATGAAGTTCATCGCCCAATGGTTATCAACCGTCAGACCTTCAGTATTTTAGTTCAAATTGTTAAGCAATTTCCCAATTACTTTGTCGGAAGCAATGCTGATTTGCCAATCGTTGGTGGATCCATGCTTTCTCACGAACATTACCAAGGTGGACGCCATGATTTTCCAATGATGAAAGCTCCAGTTGATCGTGCAATTGATCTGGGTGTTGACGGAGTTGAGGCTGGAATCGTGAAGTGGCCAATGTCAACGATCCGCTTGAGTTCAAGCAATACTACCGCATTAGTTGCTGCTGCTGTTAAAATTCATGATGCTTGGAAAAATTATTCAGATGAAAGTGTCGATGTTCGAGCATATACAAATGAAACTCGTCATCATACAACTACACCAATTGCTCGTAAAGTTGGCGATCAATATATTTTGGATATTGTCTTACGTGACAACCAAACCTCAGCTGAATTTCCAGACGGAATTTTCCATCCACATCAAGATGTTCAACACATTAAGAAGGAAAATATCGGCTTAATCGAAGTTATGGGACGTGCAATTTTGCCTGCTAGATTAAAGACAGAATTACAAGAGGTTGAAAAATATCTATTGAATGCTCATAATCAAATGGTTGAGATGCACCGCCCTTGGGCTGATGCAATAAAAGCCAAATATGATATTAATGAAAATAATGTCGAAAAAATTGTTGATCAAGAAGTAGGTAAAGTATTTGCCCGCGTCTTGGCTGATGCAGGTGTATTCAAGTGGGACGAACAAGGCGAAGCAGCCTTTGATAAGTTCGTTTCAACTGTAAAAACTTACACTGCATAA
- the galE gene encoding UDP-glucose 4-epimerase GalE, which translates to MAILVLGGAGYIGSHTVDRLIEKGYDVAVVDNLVTGHRDAVNDKARFYQGDVRDADFMNNVFDQEDIEGVIHFVAFSIVPESMKDPLKYFDNNTAGMVKLLEVMHKHDVKKIVFSSTAATYGEPKQIPIKETDPQIPTNPYGESKLAMEKIMHWSDIAYGIKFVALRYFNVAGAKPDGSIGEDHHPETHLVPIILQVAAGEREQLQIFGDDYPTEDGTNIRDYVHVVDLADAHILALEYLKEGKDSNAFNLGSSTGFSNKQMLDAAREVTGKPIPAVMAPRRAGDPSTLVAASDKARTILGWAPQYDDVKEIIKTAWNWKQTHPQGYNDRGGKD; encoded by the coding sequence ATGGCAATTTTAGTTTTAGGTGGCGCAGGCTACATTGGTTCTCATACAGTTGATCGATTAATTGAAAAGGGATATGACGTTGCAGTTGTAGATAATTTGGTTACAGGACACCGCGATGCTGTTAATGATAAAGCTCGTTTTTATCAGGGTGACGTCCGTGATGCAGATTTCATGAATAACGTTTTTGACCAAGAAGATATTGAAGGTGTTATTCATTTCGTAGCCTTTTCAATTGTTCCTGAATCAATGAAGGATCCATTGAAGTATTTTGATAACAACACAGCTGGAATGGTTAAACTTCTCGAAGTTATGCATAAGCATGATGTTAAAAAGATTGTCTTCTCATCAACTGCTGCTACTTACGGCGAGCCAAAACAAATTCCAATTAAAGAAACAGATCCACAAATTCCAACAAACCCATATGGCGAAAGTAAATTAGCTATGGAAAAAATTATGCACTGGTCAGATATTGCATATGGCATCAAATTCGTAGCTCTTCGTTACTTCAACGTTGCCGGTGCTAAGCCAGATGGAAGTATTGGTGAAGACCACCATCCAGAAACTCACTTAGTTCCTATTATTTTGCAAGTGGCTGCCGGAGAACGTGAACAACTACAAATCTTTGGTGACGACTATCCAACTGAAGATGGAACAAATATTCGTGATTACGTTCACGTTGTTGATTTGGCTGATGCTCACATTTTGGCATTGGAATACCTTAAAGAAGGCAAAGACAGCAATGCCTTTAACCTGGGTTCTTCAACTGGATTCTCAAACAAACAAATGCTTGATGCTGCTAGAGAAGTTACTGGTAAACCAATTCCTGCAGTTATGGCACCTAGACGTGCCGGTGATCCAAGTACTTTAGTTGCTGCAAGTGATAAAGCTCGTACAATTTTAGGTTGGGCTCCTCAATACGATGATGTTAAAGAAATCATCAAGACAGCCTGGAACTGGAAACAAACACATCCACAGGGATACAACGACCGTGGAGGCAAGGATTAA
- a CDS encoding galactokinase — translation MKTSELKQEFTAIFDEQPERVFFSPGRINLIGEHTDYNGGHVFPCAISLGTYGVYKAREDNTVRMYSANIPDQGIVEFDINDLAYDKSAGWTNYPKGMIKEVSESGYKLDHGFDLFVHGNLPDGAGLSSSASIELLMGEILNDVFDLKIDQLDLVKDGQKVENNYIGVNSGIMDQFAVGMGKKDQAILLDTNTMDYSYAPVKLGNHVIVIMNTNKRRELADSKYNERRSECEEALSRLQTKLDIKSLGDLNEAEFDEAAYLINDETLIKRARHAVFENQRAIRATDALAKDDLTTFGHLVTASHVSLHFDYAVTGKELDTLAENSWKQPGVLGARMTGAGFGGCAIAIVEKDKVDAFKENVGKAYREAIGHDADFYIAEISDGPLELK, via the coding sequence ATGAAAACCAGCGAGTTAAAACAAGAATTCACAGCAATCTTTGATGAGCAACCTGAAAGAGTGTTCTTTTCACCAGGACGTATTAATTTGATTGGTGAACATACTGATTACAACGGTGGCCACGTGTTCCCATGTGCAATTAGCCTTGGAACATATGGAGTGTACAAAGCTAGAGAAGACAACACAGTTCGTATGTATTCAGCAAATATTCCTGACCAGGGAATTGTCGAATTCGATATTAATGACTTGGCTTATGACAAATCAGCCGGTTGGACAAATTATCCAAAAGGGATGATCAAGGAAGTTTCAGAATCAGGTTACAAATTAGATCATGGCTTTGACTTGTTTGTTCATGGTAACTTACCCGATGGTGCGGGACTTTCTTCATCTGCTTCAATCGAACTATTGATGGGGGAAATTCTTAACGACGTTTTCGATTTGAAGATTGATCAATTAGATTTAGTTAAAGATGGTCAAAAAGTTGAAAACAACTACATCGGTGTTAACTCAGGAATCATGGACCAATTTGCCGTTGGAATGGGTAAAAAAGATCAAGCTATCTTACTTGATACAAATACAATGGATTACTCATACGCACCAGTGAAATTAGGCAATCACGTTATCGTAATTATGAACACTAATAAACGTCGTGAGTTGGCTGATTCAAAATATAACGAAAGACGTTCAGAATGTGAGGAGGCATTGAGTCGCCTTCAAACAAAATTGGATATCAAGTCACTCGGTGACTTAAATGAAGCTGAATTTGATGAAGCTGCTTACCTAATCAATGATGAAACATTAATTAAACGTGCTCGTCACGCTGTCTTTGAAAATCAACGTGCAATCAGAGCTACTGACGCATTGGCAAAAGATGACTTAACAACATTTGGCCACTTAGTCACAGCTTCACACGTTTCATTACACTTTGACTATGCAGTTACAGGTAAAGAACTTGATACACTTGCTGAAAATTCATGGAAACAACCTGGTGTTCTTGGCGCACGTATGACTGGTGCTGGATTCGGTGGTTGTGCAATTGCTATTGTTGAAAAAGATAAAGTTGATGCCTTTAAAGAAAATGTTGGCAAAGCTTATCGCGAAGCAATCGGGCATGATGCAGACTTTTACATTGCAGAAATTTCAGATGGACCTTTAGAGTTAAAATAA
- a CDS encoding glycoside hydrolase family 2 TIM barrel-domain containing protein, whose amino-acid sequence MQADINWLDDPETFRVNQLPAHSDHHFYGTKSEIGKHSSFVKSLNGDWQFDFAKTPADRPRDFYQMDFDSRGFDSIHVPGHIELAGYAQIQYINTWYPWEGKIFRRPPYTLNSDKLTPGIFSDAEDNSVGSYIKEFDLPNNFENKRIIVDFQGVEEALYVWLNGHFIGYAEDSFTPSEFDLTPYIKNGKNKLAAQVYKRCTASHLEDQDMFRFSGIFRDVNLMALPAIHVEDLDIRPTVNNDFESGILKVTSKLTGDNLTSSTLKLTVTDAENNLVATQEQSGNDKVFFDAMTFEKVNLWSPDNPYLYDLLIEVLDADGKTVEVVPYQIGFRKVELRDDKVMYVNDKRLIIHGVNRHEWSAKTGRAITIYDMKSDIQTMLDNNINADRTCHYPDQIPWYYLCDQNGIYLMAENNLESHGTWQKSGAVEPSFNVPGDNPHWLEVVLDRARTNYEMFKNHVSVIFWSLGNESYAGSDIAAMNKFYKDHDDSRLTHYEGVFHTPELKDEISDVESRMYEKPENIETYLKNNPKKPFLDCEYMHDMGNSLGGMNSYNDLLDKYPMYQGGFIWDFIDQALLVHDPISNKEVLRYGGDFDERHSDYEFSGDGLLFADRTPKPAMQEVKYYYGLHK is encoded by the coding sequence ATGCAAGCTGATATTAACTGGCTCGATGACCCGGAGACGTTCCGTGTCAACCAACTCCCAGCCCATAGTGACCACCATTTCTATGGTACTAAATCGGAGATTGGGAAACATAGTAGTTTTGTAAAAAGTCTAAATGGCGATTGGCAATTTGATTTTGCTAAAACACCAGCTGACCGACCACGAGATTTTTACCAAATGGATTTCGATTCACGCGGATTTGATTCAATCCATGTCCCTGGCCACATTGAGCTGGCAGGATATGCGCAGATTCAATACATCAACACTTGGTATCCATGGGAAGGCAAAATCTTCCGTCGCCCACCATATACATTAAATTCTGACAAGTTAACTCCTGGTATCTTTAGCGATGCTGAAGATAATTCAGTTGGATCTTATATAAAAGAATTTGATTTGCCGAATAACTTTGAAAACAAACGAATTATTGTTGATTTCCAAGGTGTCGAAGAAGCTCTCTATGTCTGGTTAAACGGACATTTTATCGGCTACGCTGAAGATAGTTTTACTCCTTCAGAATTCGACTTAACTCCCTATATTAAGAACGGTAAAAACAAACTCGCTGCTCAAGTATACAAGCGATGCACCGCTTCACATCTCGAGGATCAAGATATGTTCAGATTTTCCGGTATTTTTCGTGACGTTAATTTGATGGCGTTACCAGCCATTCACGTTGAAGACCTGGATATTCGTCCAACCGTCAATAACGATTTTGAGTCCGGCATATTGAAAGTCACATCAAAACTAACTGGTGATAATTTAACCAGTTCCACCTTAAAATTAACTGTAACTGACGCCGAAAATAACCTAGTCGCAACGCAAGAACAAAGTGGTAATGACAAAGTTTTTTTCGACGCCATGACTTTTGAAAAAGTTAATTTGTGGTCACCTGACAATCCGTACTTATACGATTTATTAATTGAAGTATTGGATGCAGACGGCAAAACTGTTGAAGTCGTACCTTACCAAATTGGCTTCCGTAAGGTCGAATTACGTGACGACAAAGTCATGTATGTCAACGACAAACGTCTAATCATTCATGGCGTTAACCGTCATGAATGGAGTGCCAAGACTGGTCGAGCAATTACAATTTATGATATGAAATCAGACATCCAAACAATGCTCGACAACAATATCAACGCTGACCGTACTTGTCATTACCCTGACCAGATTCCTTGGTACTACTTATGTGACCAAAACGGAATTTACCTGATGGCCGAGAATAATTTGGAATCACATGGTACTTGGCAAAAATCCGGAGCGGTTGAACCTTCATTTAATGTACCGGGAGACAATCCACACTGGCTAGAAGTCGTTTTAGACCGTGCTCGCACTAATTATGAAATGTTCAAGAATCACGTCTCTGTCATCTTCTGGTCACTTGGAAATGAATCATACGCTGGATCTGACATTGCTGCGATGAATAAATTTTACAAAGATCACGATGACTCTCGTCTAACTCACTACGAAGGTGTTTTCCACACTCCAGAATTGAAAGATGAAATCTCTGATGTTGAAAGTAGAATGTACGAAAAGCCTGAGAATATTGAGACTTACCTCAAAAACAATCCTAAGAAACCATTTTTGGATTGCGAATACATGCATGACATGGGAAATTCACTTGGTGGCATGAATTCATACAACGACCTTCTTGATAAATATCCAATGTATCAAGGTGGCTTCATCTGGGACTTCATTGACCAAGCCTTACTAGTTCATGACCCCATTTCAAACAAAGAAGTGCTCAGATATGGTGGAGACTTTGACGAGCGTCACTCAGATTATGAATTCTCAGGTGATGGATTATTGTTTGCCGATCGAACACCAAAGCCAGCTATGCAGGAGGTAAAATATTATTATGGATTACACAAATAA
- a CDS encoding beta-galactosidase small subunit, protein MDYTNNKLHVIYGDGTLGVGGNGFHYIFSYERGGLESLVAHDKEWIYRTPTPTFWRATTDNDHGSGFSVKSAQWYAADMFSTVESISVTVDEKTFEELPVAPFNNQFSDKEFAEKVSLIYTYLTNTVPHTTVTIAYTVTPDGQINIKSHFNGNKDLPDLPAFGIRFIMPTTATGFDYTGLSGETYPDRMAGAEKSEFHVDGMPVTPYLVPQECGMHMETSALKITRTTTQNNADNNPQPFSLKIDKGEKNFNFSLLPYTAEELENATHIEELPLARRTVLGVYGAVRGVGGIDSWGTDVENKYHISAGDDIDFDFNMRI, encoded by the coding sequence ATGGATTACACAAATAATAAGTTGCACGTCATCTATGGTGATGGAACTCTCGGTGTGGGTGGAAATGGATTTCATTATATTTTCAGTTATGAACGCGGCGGTTTAGAATCACTAGTTGCACACGACAAAGAATGGATTTATCGCACACCAACACCAACTTTCTGGCGTGCAACAACCGACAATGATCACGGAAGTGGTTTCTCAGTAAAATCCGCTCAATGGTACGCTGCCGACATGTTCTCGACTGTTGAAAGCATTTCAGTTACGGTTGATGAAAAGACTTTCGAAGAACTTCCAGTCGCACCATTCAACAATCAATTTTCAGATAAAGAGTTTGCTGAGAAAGTTTCACTTATATACACTTATTTAACAAATACTGTCCCTCATACAACAGTGACAATTGCCTACACCGTCACTCCAGACGGACAAATTAACATCAAATCACATTTCAACGGCAACAAAGATTTACCTGACCTACCTGCCTTTGGAATCAGATTCATTATGCCAACAACGGCTACAGGATTTGACTATACCGGCTTATCTGGAGAAACATATCCTGATCGAATGGCTGGAGCTGAAAAAAGTGAATTTCACGTTGACGGTATGCCAGTGACACCATACTTGGTACCTCAAGAATGTGGAATGCATATGGAAACTAGTGCTCTGAAAATAACACGAACCACGACACAAAATAATGCAGACAACAATCCTCAACCTTTTAGTTTGAAGATTGATAAAGGTGAGAAGAACTTCAATTTCAGTTTATTGCCTTATACTGCTGAAGAGCTCGAGAATGCCACTCATATTGAGGAACTTCCACTTGCTCGAAGAACAGTGCTTGGAGTTTATGGAGCTGTTCGTGGTGTTGGTGGTATTGATAGCTGGGGTACAGATGTTGAGAATAAGTATCACATCTCGGCTGGAGATGATATCGATTTTGATTTCAATATGCGTATTTGA